From the Pseudomonas baltica genome, one window contains:
- a CDS encoding TIGR02449 family protein, with the protein MEQTDLNLLMDRLERLIDRVEQLKQQNGLLLAQEKSWREERAHLIEKNEIARRKVESMISRLKALEQDS; encoded by the coding sequence ATGGAACAAACCGACCTGAACCTCCTGATGGACAGACTTGAACGATTGATCGATCGAGTCGAGCAACTAAAACAGCAAAACGGACTCCTACTAGCTCAGGAAAAATCCTGGCGCGAGGAGCGCGCGCATCTGATCGAAAAAAATGAAATCGCCCGGCGCAAGGTTGAATCGATGATTTCGCGCCTCAAGGCCCTGGAGCAAGACTCATGA
- a CDS encoding YecA family protein: MPIQNSPYHAFAALLNTGDHPVSPAELHGLLLGRSCGGAGFDNDTWIADAADLLGGEPQDNIRQALIGLQEMVKGELTSDDMTVVLLLPSDDTALKERAEALGQWCQGFLTGFGIAAGDTALSTDAMEVLQDLTAIAQVQDALEESDDGENDYMEVMEYLRVAPLLLFTELNKPAAPVAKPTQH; the protein is encoded by the coding sequence ATGCCTATACAGAATTCCCCGTATCACGCTTTTGCCGCATTGCTCAACACTGGCGACCATCCGGTATCGCCCGCCGAACTGCATGGCCTGCTGCTCGGCCGCAGTTGCGGTGGCGCCGGTTTCGACAACGACACCTGGATCGCCGATGCTGCCGACCTGCTGGGTGGCGAGCCCCAGGACAACATCCGCCAGGCGCTGATCGGTCTGCAAGAGATGGTCAAGGGCGAGCTCACCAGCGACGACATGACCGTGGTGCTGCTGTTGCCGAGTGATGACACGGCCCTCAAGGAGCGCGCCGAGGCCTTGGGCCAGTGGTGCCAGGGCTTCCTCACCGGCTTCGGTATCGCTGCGGGCGACACTGCTTTGAGCACCGATGCCATGGAAGTGCTGCAGGATCTGACCGCCATCGCTCAAGTCCAGGATGCCCTCGAGGAATCCGATGACGGCGAGAACGACTACATGGAAGTCATGGAGTACCTGCGCGTCGCGCCATTGCTGCTGTTCACTGAGCTGAACAAGCCGGCGGCGCCGGTCGCCAAGCCAACGCAGCACTGA
- a CDS encoding cell division protein ZapA has product MSSSNSVTVQILDKEYSIICPQEERSNLVGAARYLDGKMREIRSSGKVIGADRIAVMAALNITHDLLHRQDAPAAADGSTREQVRDLLDRVDLALASDADAPKG; this is encoded by the coding sequence ATGAGTTCAAGCAATAGCGTCACCGTGCAGATCCTCGACAAAGAGTATTCGATCATTTGCCCACAGGAAGAACGCAGCAATCTGGTGGGCGCGGCGCGCTACCTGGATGGCAAGATGCGCGAGATTCGCAGCAGCGGCAAAGTCATCGGCGCCGACCGTATTGCGGTGATGGCCGCGCTGAATATCACCCATGATCTGCTGCACCGCCAGGATGCGCCTGCAGCCGCCGACGGCTCGACTCGCGAGCAGGTTCGCGACCTGCTCGACCGTGTCGATCTGGCGTTGGCCAGCGATGCCGACGCACCCAAGGGCTGA